The Haliaeetus albicilla chromosome 4, bHalAlb1.1, whole genome shotgun sequence genomic sequence AATGAAGTTATCCTCTCTTCTCTGGATTTTTTCCAGCAGTTCATAAGAGgaagtgaataaaaattaatcttaGTTATTCTCGTACAGATAATTTCTCAGTAAGAAATGAAAGCCCACACACTGTTTTGGCACAGGACTCCTCAGCTCTAAACTGTAGTCTATAACCTATTGATCTTTATTCCAGTATGGCCAACAGCTAGTAGCAGCAATCAAATAAAATGCTTCCAAGGCTTTCTAAAGATAGCCAGAAATTTAGCACTGAGTGCTCACAGCTATGGAGGAGTAGGTGGCCACAGTTTTCCAGCCGGTGAATAGACTCAGTCTGCCACTGCAGGCTGAGACTCCAGATGAGCAGCTTGTTGCTGTGTGTTGCACTAAAGTCTGTATGCGAGTACAGCAGCCTGGACTCTCTTGCCTGACAGAAGGCATTGAGCAGACAGCTCTTACgcttcattaatttattttttaaccattCATAGccaaatttatttctgtaactaGCATACAGTGGCTCCGGGCCCAAGAAGCCAGACCCTGGATATTTCACTTGAGTATAATCTCCATCTTAATTGTGCCACTTACAGTGATAGCACCTCGGAGTGTCAGAAGTGTAAGGCAGATCTCAGTATTGTAGTACACTTCTGCTTCTGCATGATGCTTTATCTTCCTGTCCTCTGctcctttgaaaaacaaaggaaaacactttGTTCGCTTCTTTATTTCTCCCagtttttgaaattttttttgttattttgctcCACATGCTAGCTCAATTTTTTCACCTGAATAGTATGAAGGTGAAAGTAAAGTGAACtctaaataaaagcaagttACAGCTCTCTTTTGGTACCTTGAGGTAAGGTAAGGGACATTGAAATAAAGCAGGTACAGTTTGCAGCTTGAATTAATAGACAGATGACTTCTACATCTGTTCTTGGAGTGTCACTTGTTAAATACTCTTTATGAAATTCATCTAAAAAAATTATCACAGTTATAAAGGTATCTAGAggacaaaaccaacaaaattgGGCTGGAAGAGAACAACGTCCTCTGTGACACTCTGATCAGGACAGAGACTGGAGGAGTGGGAAGCTGCAGGGAAGGTCACCACACACTCACAGTTAGTCAGGCTGGCAAGTACCCACATGCTGtgtcttcttcttttcttggcaCCACAGCAGTTACACAAACATGACTTAGTATTCACTTTGTACATGCAAAGTGAATTTTACACTGAGCTTAGTGATTTGTGATTTATGCtattaaaaatggaattatGTCAATCCCATGAGGTGCGTATGTACATTATTTCCTTCAATGCAGCATGATTTTGAAAGTTACTGTCCTTTCCAAAGATCTTTAGCAAGTGTTCTACATGGAAGCCTCCTTTTTGCACCTAAGAGCAAGACTTCCTCTTTGGATGGCTGAGTTTTATCATTTTTGCTGCAAGCAAAAAGCTGTTTGTCGATGAGAAgtcaatttccttttttttttttttttggcaatcaAACTACATTTCTTCATACTGAAATGGGGAATAGGAGATACTTTCCTTACAGTGAAATAAGGAAAGTACCTCCAAGCACAGAGGGGGTGTTTCTGTGAACATGACTTTCTCTTGTTATGGAAAGTAAAAAGTCCAAGTCGGTGATTATTGGGAGAGGATACCTCCAGGTGGGAGGCTagcacaaagaaagaaacaaagttgTTTCTTCTCCCCTGGTCTAAATCATGATCAGAGACAGGAAGTCATGGTGTATTTATTTCTTGGTCACAAAAATATGCTGTACTGAAACTGCAAAATACCATCTGGAGTGGGtccagcagggaggccaggagGTAGGCAGCAAGGGACTTAACCTCTAGTAACTCGCATTGTTTCTATAGTTAGCCTCTCACCATCTGCTCTTGGAAAATACCAGAAGCAGGACATGCACTCACTTATCCTGTTGATCCTACCCAAGTCTAGAAGCTGGTACggactttttttctccattccaaACACTGgtgcaaataaaaatagcagAGGTAGCAACAACActtctaaaaaacaaaacagaccaAGCCagtaaattttaaatgcaaactataacattcatattaaaataaagtgaCTCAccttgttaaaattaaaaaaaaaaaaaaaaatcccttcaaaAAGACTTCTCTGAGAGTGCCTGCCCTACCCTCTGGGCAACCGGCCCCAGGTCACCTCGCCTGTTCCTGTCAGGAGGTGGCACGTCCCCATGAGCCTGCCTGTCCCCTGCGCCTCCGCTCCCTTTCCCAAACACTCTTCAGTGCCACCACTCAAATGCCTTTGGGGCTTCTGACTGAATGCTGCTTATCACTCTCCCTCCTGGAAACCAgggagaaatacatttttttcttgatgagccctttgcttttttccttttttggtttgtggCCCCTATAAAAAAATTGGAGGTAGATCTTTACATTGCAAAGCTGTGGGCAGGCACTGGACCTGTCAGTCTCCCTGGCAGGCTGGAGTTGGAAACACAGCCTGTACAAAGCCGTCTAACTGAAAACCTTGTAATTTCAGCACTTTATTAATTTGATATAAAGTCCCACCGACCCATTGATTAAGGATCACAGGGACCAGAAGTTAACCTGATCGTCTAAGGCCCATGTTTGTAGACGTGCCTGTTGCCATGGCAAAAACAGGCCTTTTCCCTCAGTCTAGCTAggttggcttttatttttatttattgacgAGGTTGCAGATCAGGCCAAAACTCCGTTTTGTTTCTGCTCATTGACTAGTTATGCTTTGTATCTACTTTATAGTTGACGTAGGGCGTGATGAAACACAGTTCTGCCTCCCCCTTTTCTCTGGAGGGACTCTTCTCCAACCTCCGTCCCTGGGCCCCCTGGTTTGCCGCCGTGGCCGGAGCCTGCACAGGCTTCACACACGCGAGGTGCGGGTGTCCGGCATGGCTGAGCTCCAGGGGCAGGGAGGTGTGGGAGGACGGGAGCGGCAGGGAAACGGTGCCTCTGTGCCAAGGAGGGCATGTCTCCACACAGCCGCCGCCAGCCAGGCTGGCTCTGGCTCTCAGGCGTAACAGCCAGGGACTGCCCAGGCTGCTAGTCAGCTGCAGGCGAAGGAAGGCTGCGAAGGAATATGGCAGCTCCGAGCAGAGCAAGGGATATTATAAAGAGAATGGTAACTTTAATAAGGGTTGCAAGAGAAGGAAAGCCGGCCGCTGTGCTGGGTCTGCTGTGCGTGCATACATATGCCGAGAGAAAAATTTCCTTGTCTTAAAGGAAGTTTGAAATACTACACAGGGGAGGCGGTTACCTAATCACTTCTTCATACTTTCTTCACTACTGATGCTGCAGAGGAAGTTAAGCAACAAAAACTAGCATCTCTGCATTGCAACTTTTGCAACACCCGGGTTAACTTCCAGCCAGCACAAGAAGCTGCATTTCACCAGCACACATATTTATGTAAACAAGCACCATGAGCAGCCACGGGGCTTGCGATAAAAATGGAGATATATTGAACCTCCCATGTCAGAGCAGAAAGCAGTTCTAcgtgcagaaaataaaagcagtattcCTGTTCCTATTACGATACTTAAAAACATGTCAGGTGTTTGCAATTTCCTTCTAAATTAGGTTTTGCCAGAGGAGAATTTGACCATAGTAAATGCAACTCATTGCATCTTGCCCTGCAGAGACGGATTGTCTGTAAGCAATCTCTAAAAAGGTCTGTACTCCTTTACATctagttaaaattatttttttagtcGATTGCATTAAGCATCTCCTGTTTTCTGGACCATGAGCACTCATGAAGAAGTATAACTGAATTGTTTTCTCTAAGCGGAATTTCATCCATCATCAATAGTTACTTACAAGTGCACTATTAAGTCAATTGGAGTATAATCCCAGATATGCAGGCTCTTTCCAAACATATTTTGCAGTACTGATGTTGTCACACTGCCTGAGCTTCACTCCGGCAGGCAAAGTGTTCCAACCTGCACCCTCCTTCCTGTGCTCAGGGACCATCACGTGCACACTCCCACAGCCTAGCTGATGGGGATGTATTTCTTGAGAGGCAAGGAGGCAGTAATTGCTACTCTCTTTCTTGAGAGTCTGGCGCTGGCAACCAAAGGTTTTagtaaaataaagtaaataatttttcgTGGCTAGCATTGCGTACATGTCCACAGTAACAAGAAAGGTTCTGGGTCCTGCTGATCTTGCTTGACCGTTTGTTGCCAGCTGGCTCCAGTCTCACTCTTTAATTTTCTCTGAACTGACACTAAGTTCAGACATTTCTGTTggtttccattcttttttttttttctggtttccatttaatttttgctAGACTTTTCTAGTCAGCATTTCTCCCAGATATGTTCAATGGGAGCTTACTGACCTGGCAGCAGTAACCTAATATGGACAGCATTATTCTTTGTAAACTTATTACAATCTCCAGTTCTCATTTCTGCTCAAGGAAGgactttgtttgttttagcaCAAGGAGGCCACTGCTCTGAATTGTGCCTGCTTCTCTGAATAGTTGCAGTTAGCcaactcaagaaaaaaaaagaagaaaaacaactaaCTAGCAATCCCTGAAAAActagcacctttttttttttttttcatttcaggagaACGTGTCCAGAAGACTTCAGTAAAAAATGCTTTACTACGTATTATTCTTTCTTGGCATCATCTCTCTGTGGTGGCATTggagggcaagaaggaggatgAGGGTTACGAATCTTACCGGAAAATACATATTCATCACTGGATGTGACACAGGATTTGGAAATATGGCAGCAAAGGTTTTTGATAAAAAGGGATTCCGTGTTTTTGCCAGCTGTCTGACTGAAACAGGAGCCAAAGAGTTAAAAGCTGTGACCTCGAAGCAGCTTCAGACAGTGCTGCTAGATGTGAGAGATTCAGACAGTATTAAAAAAGTGGCTGCAAGGGTCAAAGCTGAAGTTCAGTCAGAAGGTGAGTGCCAGGAtatctgtctttaaaaaaaaaaaaagcagcagttttcctaAAAACACCATGCTACGTTCACAGCTTAATTTAACTGACAGTTGAcaagtgtgtgtgcatgtcttGTCCCCTTCCAGAAACATGGAAGAAGATCTCACTAGAGGGATGTTTTATACATCTAGTTAGTGGTAGGTAACTATTTGGGAATGTGCTCAAAAAGTCAGGCTTATCAATACATCATTGTCAGAACAGGAATCCAGTCCCTGGAACCTTCGTTGGGACTGTTTGCACTCACATGCTTATCTGGGTTATGGCACGAGTGCTCAGCACCTCCCATGCTGTTACCCAGCTAGGgaacaaattaaataaattccACTTAGCAAGTTTaaagagtttttattttaagaattgaATACATATAGTAAATGATCTGTAAGTAATCGCTCATTctatcaaaagcaaaaattacatATGAACTTTATTGAATAAATCTGAATATATTTTGGAATATTGCTTGCAGACCatctgaaaaatagaaaaatcccTTATCTCTGACCCAGCAAGTTGTGCAGTacaagatgctgctgctgttactgaTGCTAATTGGTTTCAGTAAAAGTGGTATCGCAGTAGTTTACAAAGGCCCAAGATCCTATGGGCTGAATTCTGCTAACTTTGAGTCTTAAATCTGGTCTATTATGATGTGCCATAGTACCAATTATACTTCATGCTAAATTCCAATCTCCATTCAACCTTTCATCTCTtcataaaattgcttttaacttgccaaattgcttttatttgaaaCTGTGCTTGGTTTCAGGCCAAAAGtgattttttccccaagaaaaaCTATGAGTAAGATCAGGCCAGCAAAAGTATTCATTCACACAATTCTAACAGCTGATACAAGAGAAGAACtggtttttcatttctgtattttcccctCCCACTTCTGAGGgctcagaaatgtttttcaaatcAATCTAGTGGTTTTTCCTTGCCTCCACCTCATTTTTTGGAGCTGgctgttcatttaaaaaaaaaaaccagtcctTCCCATTTCCAGCTGGGGCATGTCAGTCAATGTGAGGCATAAGTTCTCTGCTACAACAAAAATGTCAGTGGGGGTAAAAAGAATAGCAAAAGCCTTCCCTGTCACACAGTTCCCATCTTGTTTTCAAACCTTTgagaaggattttaaaattttttttgttatcaaGAGCTGGTCTTTATTGTCCTGGCACCTCACCCATCTCAGAACCAGGGCACACTTACCTGTGTCTCAGGACAATCTACCTGTACCAATATAGTTGGTACCTGTCACCCAATATAGTTGCTCTTTGCCGTACCTGGTCTTCGTCTACTGCCCTTTCCCCCACAAAAAGCCAAAATGCTGTGGCAGGGGGAAGACTACGCAAAGGGTGATGGAAAGCATGGTGATAAAACCTGGACACTGAGAATAAGGCTGAATACTGCAGGACATTCTCAGGCAATTCCTCCAAATCTGTATTGCCTTCTTGGTCCCTCACTGATTTTCTGTGAAGTCTCACCCACTTCAATTAATCTGACACATTAGATGAAAATTTGCTTCCtgactttcttcttctttttttccctacaggTCTTTGGGGACTTGTCAATAATGCTGGGATTATGGGGATATCAGCTCCTACAGACTGGCTGGATATTGAGCACTTTAGAGAACCAATTGAAGTTAATTTAATTGGACTCATAAATGTTACAATAAATATGCTTCCCTtgataaaaaaagcaaagggaaggatAGTAAATGTATCCAGTGTTGGAGGTCGCCTAGCATTCAGTGGTGGAGGCTATTTTGCTTCAAAGTTTGGGGTAGAAGGATTTAATGACAGCTTAAGGTATAACACTCACTATGAGGAAAGaccactgttttttttcctaaggctCAT encodes the following:
- the LOC104316152 gene encoding dehydrogenase/reductase SDR family member 9, which encodes MLYYVLFFLGIISLWWHWRARRRMRVTNLTGKYIFITGCDTGFGNMAAKVFDKKGFRVFASCLTETGAKELKAVTSKQLQTVLLDVRDSDSIKKVAARVKAEVQSEGLWGLVNNAGIMGISAPTDWLDIEHFREPIEVNLIGLINVTINMLPLIKKAKGRIVNVSSVGGRLAFSGGGYFASKFGVEGFNDSLRRDMKAFGVKVCCIQPGLFKTALSNPTKIMKEKEVIWNKLPPDIKMQYGEDYFQKDAAKKQKLSKMCLNEDISPVVQCMEHALTSLHPHAHYIVGQDAKLFWNPLSRMPAIIQDFLLLQNRVELAVSHAK